ATAATAGTCGCCGGTTTTTTGCATTTCCGCGTAGTTTGTGCTCTCCTGTTCGATCATTTCTTTGTTTTTATTATCCATGGCGTTCCCTGATGTCTGTGTCGTTCTAATTTTCTGCCATTTTTCTACTGATAATTTCAAGCATTGGGTGCAGCACTGGCTGATTTGGCGAAATCTCAAGCGACTTGTTGAGCAATTGATGCGCATCTGAAATTTCGCCGGCGTTTATAAACATTTCAGCGGTTCTGTTGAGTATTTCAGCGTTTAAAATACCGAGTTTTTCCATAGTATCGAAAAGCGCAGCGGCTTGTTTTGCGTTGCTTTCAGAAAGGTATGCCTCTGAAAGATTCCAGATAATTTCCGCCGAGTCAGGCTGTAATTCATTTGCTTTTAGAAAATGTTCAATTGCTTCATCAGAGCGGTTCAGACAATACAGTATTGCGCCGGTATCGTTTATAATTTCCGCGTTGTCCGGCGACTCGGCCAGATATTTTTGGATGCACTCGAGCGCTTCCTGATGTTTTCCCGCCTCGGCCAAATCCAGCGCCTTCTGATATTTTTTCGAAGCGACCGGCTCGTTATTTTTTTTCAGCGGCAATTTTGTATTTTTCGTTTTTACAGTCATTATTATTCCTTTAAAGGCACTAATCGCAAAATGCGTGCCAATTAGAAATTTAGCGGTTTTTAAAAAATTATGTAAAAAAACTGAACAATTTTAAGAGTTAATCAATGAAATCCAGCAGCGACATAGACATCAATTTGCCTGTCGCCGAAAGAGTCATCTGGTAAAGCGTTTCGCGTCTGGCAAGGTCGATTGCGACTTGAGCTATATCGGCCTGTTCAATCGCTGTCGATTCATCTTCGGTATTGTACTGCATATTTTCAAGTGAATCGCGCAGGTTATCGACAAATCCGATTTTCGAGCCTATTGAAGTTTCCTGACTAAGCAGAAGGTTGCTTACTTCGTCAAGTGAATCTGCCAGCTCACTTCGGCATTGCTGAAGCTGTGTAGTTGAAAGGTTTTTTTCGTTCAGCAGCAAATCCCGTACATTTATCAAAATGTTGAAGATGTCATAAGTACCAGAGACGCTGACCATTTCATAGCCGGTATTGCTAAGATTGGTTGCATTTACGTATAAAACATTTCCATCAGCGTCCTTAACCGGCACATTACTTAAATCTCCTGTATAACTTCCCAGATCAACAGTAGTACCGCCAAGCGATAAATTGTAATCTCCATCGCCGTCTTGCGTAACATTAAGCCAGACGTTGCCTCTTATGCTGGAAGTTCCACTGCCGCCGGTAACGCCGGTATCGCCGGTAAATGTCGGCGTTGTACGCTCATCAGAACGAAACATATCATCGCCGACGTAATAAGCGCTGGATTCTACGCCCTGAGCGACGGCGACATCTCTTTGTTGATCGCTTCCCTGATATGTTACTTTTGTAATCATATCATCAGTTCGTTCGACAGTATATGGCGCGGTGCTTGTATTACTGCCGCCATAGATATAATTACCGCTGTGTTTTGTGTTGGCCAGAGAAACCATCTGCTCAAGCGCGTCATCGACCTGCCCGGCGAGTCTTTTGCGTCCGCTTTCATCGTAAGTACCGCTGATAATCTGACTAAGACTTACTTTTACGTTGGCCAGTTCCGTTGTCATACTGCCGATAATGGTTGAGGACATTTCCAGAACGCCGCTTACATCGTCGATGGCGGCAATATAATTTTTAAGCTGCGTAGTTTGAGTGTTTAATCCCATAACTTTGTATGCTGACGACGGGTCGTCAGATGCGCGGTTTATGCGTGAACCGGTGGAGTATTGTTCCTGCAGTGCTGTCAATGCTTTTGAATGCAGATATAAAGCGTAAACGCTGCTGTTATAAATGCTGTTTAAAATACCGCTCATAATTTTTTCCTGAAATTAAATTATTTCCATTATGGCCTTGAGTGTTTCGTTAACTGTCATCATATATTTAGCGATGGACTGAAACATCTGCTGAAAGACCAGTAATTGCGCCGATTCCTCATTGATATCGACGCCGCTTATTTCAGCCTGCTGGTTGGTAAGGTTTACAAGCATCGACTCGACATTTTCTTTTTGAACTTCGACGATAGACAAATCCTGTCCGATTTCAGTTACTAATTGACGATAAAATTCGCCGCAGTTCAAATTGCCAAGTTCGCTTATCGAGCCTTCCTGCAAATTCAGCATCCGTGCGATATTGTCATTATCGTTCATATTTGCGCCGATGGCTGTCGC
Above is a window of Planctomycetaceae bacterium DNA encoding:
- the flgL gene encoding flagellar hook-associated protein FlgL; amino-acid sequence: MSGILNSIYNSSVYALYLHSKALTALQEQYSTGSRINRASDDPSSAYKVMGLNTQTTQLKNYIAAIDDVSGVLEMSSTIIGSMTTELANVKVSLSQIISGTYDESGRKRLAGQVDDALEQMVSLANTKHSGNYIYGGSNTSTAPYTVERTDDMITKVTYQGSDQQRDVAVAQGVESSAYYVGDDMFRSDERTTPTFTGDTGVTGGSGTSSIRGNVWLNVTQDGDGDYNLSLGGTTVDLGSYTGDLSNVPVKDADGNVLYVNATNLSNTGYEMVSVSGTYDIFNILINVRDLLLNEKNLSTTQLQQCRSELADSLDEVSNLLLSQETSIGSKIGFVDNLRDSLENMQYNTEDESTAIEQADIAQVAIDLARRETLYQMTLSATGKLMSMSLLDFID
- a CDS encoding tetratricopeptide repeat protein is translated as MTVKTKNTKLPLKKNNEPVASKKYQKALDLAEAGKHQEALECIQKYLAESPDNAEIINDTGAILYCLNRSDEAIEHFLKANELQPDSAEIIWNLSEAYLSESNAKQAAALFDTMEKLGILNAEILNRTAEMFINAGEISDAHQLLNKSLEISPNQPVLHPMLEIISRKMAEN